From the genome of Syngnathoides biaculeatus isolate LvHL_M chromosome 15, ASM1980259v1, whole genome shotgun sequence:
ctttgctgcttttcctcacgagggtcccagctgtcgtcggggtgcaccctggaccggtcgccagccaatcgcagggcacagagaaacaaacaaccaatcgcactcacaattttagagtctccaacgtTTCCGGAAcgagggaggaaacccgagaaaaggcacgcaggcggggccgggattcaaaccccggtcctcagaactgtgaggcagatgctctcacCAGTTGCCACGCTGTGCTGCCCGGTTGAAATTTAAGCGCTCCGATCCGATCTGGAAAAACGTCactcaaatgtttgtttggttttaattttctaaaaaaaaaaaaaaaaaacgggaataaTTTAGAGGTGGGAAAACGACGTCAATATtcaatgaaacattttgcaGGTTTGGACTTTCCGCGGGAGGAAAACGTCGTCACCAGCGGACGCTCGGCCGGAGCCGCGGCCCGCCGGATTTCGTTTGCAGCTCGTCGTCCATCTTGTGCGCTCGCTGACGACAGGAAGCGTCATTGGCGTTTCCCGTGTGGAGCGCTCCCGTTTCTGCACACGGAGGAGGGGCGGCGGCACCCTCTGACATTTTGTCAGCACTGGAGCGGGGGCCGGAAGCCCCGCCTGCAGTCGAGGGCCTTGGCGCCGGGCGGCTGCGCCCGATTCCTGCGCAGCTCTTCTTTGCCCACGACGCCGCTGAGGCGCGAGTACGCCGCCTTGTACTTCTTGTCGAAGGCCGCTGCGAGGACGGCGGAGGCGCGTTAGCGAAGCGCCAAGGTGGGGCGGGGTCACGAGGCGAGGTCACTTACCGGCGTGATCGTTGCCCATGGCCGCCAGCGTCAGGAACAGGAACTCTCGGTACACGCTCCTGGAGGTGCGGacgcaaacaacaacaacacgccAAAGCCCGTCAAGACACGCACGGACACGGCCAAAGCGGCGCCTCGTCCGACCTGCGCAGCGGCGGCGCCGACGCGTGCTGCGTCTTGCGGACGGTGTCGAGGAAGAGCGTGACGGCCTTGTGGACCTCGTTCATGCCCACGCAGCGCAGGACCTCCTCCAGGAAGGACAGCGTGAACGGATGGTTGCGGCGGCGCCGCCGGAACCTCGGCACGGGCACGCCGCCTGCGTCGGCGGGGTCGGGGTCAGCGGAGGGCGGGGCTAGTCGTTCGCGGCGTGGCCAAAGTTACTCACTGTGAAGACGCCACAGCACGTAGAGGGGGGGCCACGAGTCGGGGTCCGGGCTCAGGGTGTCCCACAGGAGCCGCACCCTCACGCGGGCGCCCTCCCGCTGCCGCGACAACGCACGCAATGCTAAGTCGCTAACGGcgttccaaaactttttttccccgttgGACCGATGACAACTGTCGGCGAGACAATTTTAGCCGCAAAAGCTCCCATTTTGGCCATTGGCTCTGTCAGGTCCCAAACGTGACTTCCGTCCACTTTCTTCAGGGACACGTCGTCGTCATTTCCAATCAAGAAATTGCGACAACGCTGTTTCCTTTTCGACTTGCACTTGTGAGCAATTTTCCAACGTCCCGTTTCCCTTTGGCGGGAGAATCCCGCCAACAGTTGCCCACTTTTTGCGGCGGCGTCCTACCTGGGCGGGCTCGGCGAGGAGGGGCAGCAGCTGCAGCAGGTGGCTGGGCAGGCTGAGGCGCTGGAAGAACCACAGAAGGTTCCAGAAGATGATGCAGTGGCTCTCCAGGAACTGCGGCTGGCCCAGCACCGCCTCGCCCTCGTGGTCCAGAAGactttccagctccttccgcaGCACCAGCGGACTCACGTACGCCACCGCCACCTAGAGGCGGGACAACGCCCGTCAGGGGTCGCATTTGCCCCCTGGAGAGACGACGACCAATTTCGTCCACTGACGAGTCACTTCAGGCTTAAGGCGAAGGTACCGGACCAAATggactttttcttgtttttgccaTGTAATTCTGTCGCTATGGTGCCCGAGCCAAGGTGGGAAACCTGACTTCAGAACGCCTACTGGATGTGGTCCGGTAGACCCCTCCCTGAACGACCCCCGACAAGTTCTTCTTCACGTACCGCGGCTGCGCCGTCGTCAGTGGCGGCTTCGTCGCCGTCACACGGCGGAGGCGCCGTCCGCCCTTCGTCGGCCGTCTCGCCCTCGGCGTCCCTGGAAAGACCcggtaaaaacaaaagcatgggtgagcccgcccgcccgccagcACGCCACGGCGGCCCGTTACCCGCCGAGGGGTCGGAGGTCGCGGATGTTGGCGTTGAGAAAGGGGACGAAGGGGGCGCCGCAGAAGGGGCAGCGGGAGTTGAGGTCGGAGTCGTCGGGCGTCCACCCGGCCATGATTTCCTCGTCGTACACCAGGAAGCCGCACGAGCGGCACCGCGAGCAGCTCGACATGGAAACCTGCACGCACAAGTTCCACAGTTTGGCCCCCGCCACTCGCGCCCGCCCGACGCCGGCTCAcctcgatcccggccccgtctcgGCCGACGTCCCAGGAGTCCCTCGCCGGTCGGGGCCCGTCCGCCGAGTCCGCGTCGCTGGCCGGCGACAGCGAGCTCTGCCCGCGTACAGAAAGCCGGCGTTGGCTAACACCAAAAGCCTTGCGAGCGCGCGGCCGGCGCCTCACCTCCGAGTTGGCGTTGGCGAGGCGTTCTTTGGCCGGCAGCGTTTCCGCCACCCGAGACCGTCGCTGCTCCGAAGCTCCGAGTCGGCGCTCCTCCGCGCTGGCCGCGCGGCGAGCGCCCGCCCGCTGCCGCGTGGGCGTCAGGAGTCGCTGCAGCCTCCCCGCCAGGCTCCGGCCGGGCGGCGGCACTCTGTCGTCGCGCTCGCCCGCCGCTCTGAGTGGGGAGAGGCAGATTTGATTGGCGCTCGGGCTGTCCTGGACAGCCCGAGCGCCAATCACGTCACGGCGAGGGCCCGCCTTCCCGCCGCGTCGTATCCTCCGTCGTCCTCGTCTTCGTTGTCGTCCGCGTAGAAGCTGGACAAGCAGATGTCGCTGCGACGGACCGGGACGCCGCTCGGGGGCGTCGCGGGCGCAGCCGAGGGGGGCTTAGCGGACAGGCGGTCGTGGCGCCCCGACTTCCTGTTACTGGCGTTGGCCGCTGCGGACACAAAAGGTGTCGGGAGCTTTCCTGGCGTCGTAGAACGTTGGGCTCCTCCGTTCACCAAGCGTGCGTACCAAGCAACCGACCAACTTCTTTTGGTCGAAATTTCAAAGCTCCTCAGACAAACGCGAAATCGGATTCATCGGCAAGGCCACTGACGGGTGATTTTGCAAAGGCGCGGCACGCATTTCGTCGCCTTACGTTGCGCGGGCGTCTTGATGCTGCTGAGGCTGCTGCTCTTGGCCAACGAGCCCGTCAGAGATTCGTGACTGGAGCTCTCGCTGAGGCCGCTCCAGCTGGCCTGACGAATCAGAGGCAGCCGGGGGCGGGGCCCGCGCTCCTCCGTCGCGGCTGCGTGAAGGAGAGGACGAGGCGCCAGCTAAGACGGCGGCGGTCTCGTCCGGAGCGGCGGCGTCCCCCACCTCGCAGTTTGAGGGGCCGCCTGAAGAGGGCGACGGCCAGCACCGCGTTCCTCAGCTTGGCCCAAAGCAAGCGTCCGCTCCGATTGGTCGACGGCCATTTGCTCTCCAGCACCGCCTGAGCGCACACACAAAGTCACGGCGGTTGTGTCCTAAAACGGCTGCAAAGGGTTCAAATGCGGGCGCACCTTGTTGTAGTAGCCGTACGTGATGGTGTTGGGCGTGATGCCCGCCTTCTTCATCTCCAGAAGGACGCGCACGGCGAGCACGGGCTGCCCGTACTGGCCGCACAACTGCATCAGGATCCTGTAACACACCTGAAACGCGCGCACGTTAGGGCGTGGCCGCCGTAATTAGCGCCGCTGTTGTCATGGCTACCGTCAACCTCGTGGTCACCGCGGCCGGCGGCGGCCCCCCCTCACCTCGTCGGGCAGCAGAACCTTCCGGCTCTCCATGCGCTTGAGGACGTCGTAGGCGGCGTGTAGGGCGGGCACCTTGGCGCTCTGCGCCCGCACGAAGGTGGGCAGGTAGGTGAACCACAAGCCGTACACGTGACCCAGCAGGCACTTGCACCACAGCTCGGGCGAGCCGCAGCACTTCTGCGCCCGCCGCTGCGCCACCTTCAGCTCCTGGCGGGCGCCGGACAGACGTCGGACGGCGGACGGCCTTttgccccgccccccccccgcaggtTTGAAGGATTCGCTCCATACTCGGGCGGGTCCACCGGCAATTCtatccatttactgagccgcttatcctcacgagagtcgacCCAGGCTATcattacaccctcaactggtcgccggccaaccGCAATTGTGTTTCCTTCAACGTTTCGttgcaaattcatttttgtgatgCTTTTGCTTTGATCTCTTGCCATCCATCCGCTTTCATTTCATTCttctacttttttcttttccattcttgACATTCTATCTCCTCCCCTTTCATCTCCCATCCAGACTCCCAGCAACCCTTTACAACTGTCAACGAGTGCGGCGCCAACTAGCTAGCGGAGACCAATTCCTCGTTGTCTTCCTGACGCACTTGGTGCCGATTCAATACGAGCGGCAACTAGGAGGCAGCCTGACCTTTGGCCTTTTTCCCCCTCACGTACCTGTTTGGTGCGCCTGGGGGCGGGGCTGCCCGGGGCGCCGCCCTTGGCGGGGACGCTCAGTCGGTCCAGCGGCCTGTCGAAAAGCTCCGCCCTCAAGGCCGGGAACGTGTCGTAGCTGCGCGGGCGACCcgggcaaaagaagaagaacaaggagGACGCGTGAGGGCGAGCGCGGCCGaccggcgtcgtcgtcgtcgtccgagGGTCACCTGTAGCGGGCGGGACACTCGGATCCGTCGTCTCGAGTGGGCTGCTCAGGCGGCATGATGAAAACTGTGCGCTCGCCGCAGAGACTCTCGTCCACGTCCACCAGACGGACGTCCTCCGGCTTCTCCGCGTCCACCTGTGGGGTCGCCCACGTTAGCATCGCAACATTCGACGCGAAGACCTCGCGTGGTCCCGGGGCTCGATTCACGTTTTGGTTGTCTTTTGGATGAAACCCAATTTTTGCTAGATTACGCGCGGAATTcagagctccccccccccccatcccgtaAAGTTTTTGGACAACGTCTCCCCGTGAAAACCATCCGACGACGGCCGCCAACGTTTGCTAATTTGAACGGCTCTGCAGACCGACCTGCTGGCTGAAATGTGAAGTGAAAAAACGCCGAGCGCAATTCTGGAATCGTTTTAGTGCTCATCGGCAAATTTGTTCCGCTCATCTTGACCTGGACGCTAGAGCAAATACTTCATTTGAGATATTTCTTCAAAATACtgaaactgccccccccccccaaaggtattttttttttcttttcgctgACCTTTTGGACGCACTCGTCGAAGAACTCCAGGCAGGCGTGGCGGTCGCTGACGAAGGAGCACTCCTCGATGAACTGCGTGAACATCTGCGTGCGCGTCAGCTGCCCGAAGAACTTCAGCTGGGTGCGCTCGCGAGACTTCAGGAAGCCTGACGGGAAGCCACACGTCATCTCGCCGACGTGCCCGTCGGGGCGTCCTCGGAACAAGTGACCCGAAACGAGCGCGTTCCGCAAAAGCAATCGGCGTGCGTCTCGCATCCCGATTTTGGAGCCAGCGATGCATTGTGGGATCACGCAGACGACAACGcggcttttgtcaaaataacacATTATTTCTCCGTGAAACTCCTCAATTCACAGCACGGTTCCTAAATAGCACGAGACGCGGTCGCCCCAAGGAAGCCCCTCGAGCGACGTGGCCGTCGTTCGGCGGCCCCGAAAGCGGCGGGAGCGCACCCTGCAGGTTGAAGAGGGAGCTGCAGTCGGTGGCGGTGGCCGAGGGCGCCTGCGTGATGGGCAGCAGGAAGGCGCGGTAGCCTCGCAGCAGGCAGCTCATGAAGCGCAGGAAAGCCTCCTGGATGTCCAGCTCCAGCTGCTTCTGGCGACGGTACATCTGGTCGAAGTCCGTCAGCAGGAACTccagcgtcgcctcctcctggcCCGGAGAGCAAACTGCCAGCGGGCGCCGGACGTCGCCGCGGTTCACTTTTGCAAAGCCACCGAAGGAACGGCGTCGTCGGGGACCTACTCTGCTCCAGGGTCTTGTGCAGCTCGCTCAGCGTGTTGAAGAGGGTCTTGCCGGGTTTCCGGGGTAACGAGCGCCACGACAACGGCTTCCTGTCGTCCGACCTGACGCGCGACGGGAAGGAAATGCGAGGCCGCCAAAGTCAAGCGCCTTCACGCTCGCTCATTATTGAGGCAACTACTTTcaataaacaatacaaaattcaaacccaaaACCGGAGCGTTCATCAAAAAGCACATCGAGGGTTTGTTTCTTCCTCCAAAGTACGACGCTACAAACAACcgcaattccaatgaagttgtgtTCAATAAGAACAAAATCACATTCGGCCTACACTGAATGGAATCCACTACAAAGACCGCAAGATATGTCACGCTCAAACGGACCATCGTGAACTTCAAGTTCGATGGTTGCGACGGGTTCCAAAACCGCTCATTCAGGTTGACCACAGAATGACGTCACCTTTACTTTGGACAACATTCATTGAGAAATGCGGAAGCGTTCCTGCTTcggctgttcaacagtccggggtctccgttgTCGTATTTCACGCTTCATCATGCGCCACGGCTTTTCAACGGAACACAGGTCTGGaccgcaggcggggccggtctAGTACCTGCACTATTTTACTCCGAAGTCACACTGTTGAAACCCGTTCAGAAGTTGGTTTGCATTGTCTTGCAGAAATAAGCAGCGCCGTccttgttggggggggggggacggggatatatatatatatatatatatatattgcttggatggcagcattatgtttctccaaaacctgtccGTACCTTTGAGTATGAATGGTGCCTTCGCAGATATGTACGTTTCCCACGCCATTGGCCCATTTCATCACAGACGCCGGCTTTTGAAATTTGCATCCGCATAGACACGACGTCCCCAATTTCCGAAACAATTTGAATTGTCGACTCGTCGGAttgtttgctaaaaacaaagtttatccgTTTGAACGTTAAGTACCTTGTCTTTATAGTGTGTTGAATTCAAAATTGGTTGAACGTGACTTTCAAATCCTCATGTTCTGTTTTCATTGATGCTTAACATAACGTCCCCACttgattggaattggggttggcTATAGGAAATGTTGACGTTAGCCAAGCGACACGACGCAGTTTGAACAATAAAACCAAAAGTTAGATACAAATTGGACCGAAGTTGTAATCATTCAAAAAGCAATTCAAGATGAAACGCAATCCCACTCTCCACTCACGGAACGCCCGCTAAAACCTTCCCTCCCGCTGCCGTGGCAAACTGCAGTAATTCTGTCAACGGCGGCCCCGCGAGACACGCGCCAACAAGTCGCACTCACTGGAAGACGGCGTTGGTGTCCAGGTCGACGCAGACCACGTCGGCGGGGGGGTCGTACGAGTCGAAGTAGCTGGAGTGCACGCCCACGATGAAGGGCACGGGCGCCAGCAGCACTTCGGCCATCTGGAGCGGGCACAGCGGGATGTACGGGCACAGCCAGCGCAGCGGGAACGTCATCTGCGCGCAAAAACACCCGGCGCGTCACTGCGCGGCGGGCGGAGCGCGGCCGACGGAAAAGCGCTTACAGAGACCAGCGCCTCGCTGACCGCCGTCAGGACGTCGGGACGCAGCGAATGCAGCAGAACTTTATGCTCCGTCAGCACGGCCAGCAGCAGCGTGCACGCGTTGCCCGGACCCAAGTTCTGGAGGAGCTTCAGGAAGCTGGCGCCGCTAACCCACAAGCACACCCGACAAGGTCCTCTTTTTAAAGGCGCCCGCCAGCCACTCGCCCGTCGACTCACCTGAGCGGCAGCGGCGACGACACGGGCTGGCACAGAAGAAGGTTGTCGTTGGGAGAAAGCTGCAACAAAGGCGCAGGCACGCGCGTCAGCGCCTCGCTTTCATCCGGGGAAGGCCGCGGGAGGCGCCGTCGACCGACCGGGACCAACCTGAACCAGGATGCGAGGTCGCTGGGGGGACGGGAAGGGGACGTTGTGCATGAAGCTGGAGATGTGCCTGCCGTCACAACAAGAGCCAAACCGTCGATGACGTCGCACCACACCACACACCcccgacggacggacggacggacggatacTTCTCGAGCGGCAGCACGTGCGGTCCGGACACGGAGTATCGGTAGATGAAGGTGAGAAACTTCTGGAAGACGTGGAAGAAGGGCCAGTGCGAGAGCACGCAGATGCTCTTTTTGGCCTGCAGGCCGCGGTCCGGGATGGGCCGGCGGTCCACCACGCTGAGCAGGCCCAGACGCAAGCTCTGGCGCTCTGACAGAGCCTCCCTGGGGAAGGCCTCGTAGAACTGGATGGCGGCGCCGTACACCTGCGTCGGGGCCCAAACGCCACTTGAAAATCCGCTCCCGTGACCGCCGGGAGGATCGCCGTCTCCGTGACAAAAGGGGACGCTCGGTGGACTTTGGGGCGATCGGGAATTGGTCACCGTTGCCGAGTCCTGAGCATCTACGGAAGTCCTTCCGTGTGGAGGACCCGAACTCAAGTCGTCAAGTCAAGTCATCCGATCTTGACCCGGTGGTCAAAAAAGGTCAATCTCaagtccccaaaaaaaaagaaaaaaaaaaaaaaggattcccACCTTATAAAAGTGAAACGACGTGAGCGAGTAAATTCCCGACTCTCTAAAAACTACAAAAGAATTTCTGTCACCccgaaacaatgaaaaaaaacgagtCATCGTCCTTTCAACGCTTTCCATTTGTGCACAACTAGCCCAAACATTTTCTCAAACATACTCGAGATGTGGTTTTTCCTCTGCGAGCGAGCCCACCTTGTCCCCGCTGGCCGAGGTGAGCACGAAGGTGGAGAAGACGGGCAGCTGGTACTTGGCGTCGACGGGCCAGCACTCCAGAGTCACGCCCATGGGCAGGCAGAAGACGGGCACCGAGTCGGGCAGCGGGAAGGAGTCCAGGTCGTCGGCGGGGTAGCGGCTCAGCAGACCTGAAACCCGAGCGAGCGCGATCCGAACGGCGCCGGGTCACGGCGGGgagacgacgacggcggcggcggaggcggctCGGCGTTCGCTCACCGGCTTCGTAGACCAGCGCGTTGGCTTTGGCCACCGCACGCTTGTAGCACACGAACACGGCAGGACCCCACTGCCGAGACACGGCGGTCAGGCGGGATCGCTAGCCGGCGACTCGGGAGCGGCCTCACCATGCCCGTGTTGAGGTTCTTGTCCACGCGGCTGAAGGTGTGCGGCGCCGCCTCGCCCTTGCCCGGCAGCAGCACGCCGATGTCGGTCACGCCCAGCGAGCGCAGGCCCCGCGCGTCCGGAGCTCGCCGGTACGTCAGGAAGACGCGGTGCGCCGCCGGGCCGGCGCCGGAGCTCAAGCTGGCCGAGCGGCTGTAGGGCGTGGTCTCGATCACGTACCAGCCCGCCTTGGGCCGCTCCTTGCCCTCGTACAGCACCCTGAGCGCACCCGCGACATTCCAGCTCACGGCGACCAAACGCCAAAACTCACGCGTCACGTGACCTCAGTGCCGCTTTCTGGTCGGCCCGGCgcgacaacaaacaaaaaatgacgtCACGCCAGgacgagcacaaaaaaaaaaaaaaaaaaacctcgaggAAGCGGCACAGCTAGCGGTCGTCGCCACGATACGCGGGGGCGGCGGCGTCTCACCCGAGGTCGAGCAGGGGCGGCTTGTCGCGACCCCTCCGGTAGCAGAGGTAGAGGCGCGGGTTGTTGATCAGGCCGGCGCTCAGCTCGGCCGAGTGGCCGCCCAGCGACTTGTCGATGCACGTGAAGCCCTGGGGCACTTCCTCGCCCAGGCCGCGGGCGATCACCGCCACGTCCGTCACCGGCTCCGCCCCCCGGCCCGGCCCGCCGGCCGTCCTGGCGTCGTCGTCCAGCGGTCGCCGGGGCCCGGCGGGGTCCAGACCCGCCACCACGAAGTA
Proteins encoded in this window:
- the LOC133513697 gene encoding DENN domain-containing protein 4B-like isoform X1; translation: MRKRGRRVPPETNASVYLSCLSTNKKGIEEIVSQSQSRDYANARLRPDFLSCGEQSGGGRAGGMSEDKCPQLVDYFVVAGLDPAGPRRPLDDDARTAGGPGRGAEPVTDVAVIARGLGEEVPQGFTCIDKSLGGHSAELSAGLINNPRLYLCYRRGRDKPPLLDLGVLYEGKERPKAGWYVIETTPYSRSASLSSGAGPAAHRVFLTYRRAPDARGLRSLGVTDIGVLLPGKGEAAPHTFSRVDKNLNTGMWGPAVFVCYKRAVAKANALVYEAGLLSRYPADDLDSFPLPDSVPVFCLPMGVTLECWPVDAKYQLPVFSTFVLTSASGDKVYGAAIQFYEAFPREALSERQSLRLGLLSVVDRRPIPDRGLQAKKSICVLSHWPFFHVFQKFLTFIYRYSVSGPHVLPLEKHISSFMHNVPFPSPQRPRILVQLSPNDNLLLCQPVSSPLPLSGASFLKLLQNLGPGNACTLLLAVLTEHKVLLHSLRPDVLTAVSEALVSMTFPLRWLCPYIPLCPLQMAEVLLAPVPFIVGVHSSYFDSYDPPADVVCVDLDTNAVFQSDDRKPLSWRSLPRKPGKTLFNTLSELHKTLEQICSPGQEEATLEFLLTDFDQMYRRQKQLELDIQEAFLRFMSCLLRGYRAFLLPITQAPSATATDCSSLFNLQGFLKSRERTQLKFFGQLTRTQMFTQFIEECSFVSDRHACLEFFDECVQKVDAEKPEDVRLVDVDESLCGERTVFIMPPEQPTRDDGSECPARYSYDTFPALRAELFDRPLDRLSVPAKGGAPGSPAPRRTKQELKVAQRRAQKCCGSPELWCKCLLGHVYGLWFTYLPTFVRAQSAKVPALHAAYDVLKRMESRKVLLPDEVCYRILMQLCGQYGQPVLAVRVLLEMKKAGITPNTITYGYYNKAVLESKWPSTNRSGRLLWAKLRNAVLAVALFRRPLKLRAATEERGPRPRLPLIRQASWSGLSESSSHESLTGSLAKSSSLSSIKTPAQPANASNRKSGRHDRLSAKPPSAAPATPPSGVPVRRSDICLSSFYADDNEDEDDGGYDAAGRAAGERDDRVPPPGRSLAGRLQRLLTPTRQRAGARRAASAEERRLGASEQRRSRVAETLPAKERLANANSESSLSPASDADSADGPRPARDSWDVGRDGAGIEVSMSSCSRCRSCGFLVYDEEIMAGWTPDDSDLNSRCPFCGAPFVPFLNANIRDLRPLGGDAEGETADEGRTAPPPCDGDEAATDDGAAAVAVAYVSPLVLRKELESLLDHEGEAVLGQPQFLESHCIIFWNLLWFFQRLSLPSHLLQLLPLLAEPAQREGARVRVRLLWDTLSPDPDSWPPLYVLWRLHSGVPVPRFRRRRRNHPFTLSFLEEVLRCVGMNEVHKAVTLFLDTVRKTQHASAPPLRRSVYREFLFLTLAAMGNDHAAAFDKKYKAAYSRLSGVVGKEELRRNRAQPPGAKALDCRRGFRPPLQC
- the LOC133513697 gene encoding DENN domain-containing protein 4B-like isoform X2, with the translated sequence MSEDKCPQLVDYFVVAGLDPAGPRRPLDDDARTAGGPGRGAEPVTDVAVIARGLGEEVPQGFTCIDKSLGGHSAELSAGLINNPRLYLCYRRGRDKPPLLDLGVLYEGKERPKAGWYVIETTPYSRSASLSSGAGPAAHRVFLTYRRAPDARGLRSLGVTDIGVLLPGKGEAAPHTFSRVDKNLNTGMWGPAVFVCYKRAVAKANALVYEAGLLSRYPADDLDSFPLPDSVPVFCLPMGVTLECWPVDAKYQLPVFSTFVLTSASGDKVYGAAIQFYEAFPREALSERQSLRLGLLSVVDRRPIPDRGLQAKKSICVLSHWPFFHVFQKFLTFIYRYSVSGPHVLPLEKHISSFMHNVPFPSPQRPRILVQLSPNDNLLLCQPVSSPLPLSGASFLKLLQNLGPGNACTLLLAVLTEHKVLLHSLRPDVLTAVSEALVSMTFPLRWLCPYIPLCPLQMAEVLLAPVPFIVGVHSSYFDSYDPPADVVCVDLDTNAVFQSDDRKPLSWRSLPRKPGKTLFNTLSELHKTLEQICSPGQEEATLEFLLTDFDQMYRRQKQLELDIQEAFLRFMSCLLRGYRAFLLPITQAPSATATDCSSLFNLQGFLKSRERTQLKFFGQLTRTQMFTQFIEECSFVSDRHACLEFFDECVQKVDAEKPEDVRLVDVDESLCGERTVFIMPPEQPTRDDGSECPARYSYDTFPALRAELFDRPLDRLSVPAKGGAPGSPAPRRTKQELKVAQRRAQKCCGSPELWCKCLLGHVYGLWFTYLPTFVRAQSAKVPALHAAYDVLKRMESRKVLLPDEVCYRILMQLCGQYGQPVLAVRVLLEMKKAGITPNTITYGYYNKAVLESKWPSTNRSGRLLWAKLRNAVLAVALFRRPLKLRAATEERGPRPRLPLIRQASWSGLSESSSHESLTGSLAKSSSLSSIKTPAQPANASNRKSGRHDRLSAKPPSAAPATPPSGVPVRRSDICLSSFYADDNEDEDDGGYDAAGRAAGERDDRVPPPGRSLAGRLQRLLTPTRQRAGARRAASAEERRLGASEQRRSRVAETLPAKERLANANSESSLSPASDADSADGPRPARDSWDVGRDGAGIEVSMSSCSRCRSCGFLVYDEEIMAGWTPDDSDLNSRCPFCGAPFVPFLNANIRDLRPLGGDAEGETADEGRTAPPPCDGDEAATDDGAAAVAVAYVSPLVLRKELESLLDHEGEAVLGQPQFLESHCIIFWNLLWFFQRLSLPSHLLQLLPLLAEPAQREGARVRVRLLWDTLSPDPDSWPPLYVLWRLHSGVPVPRFRRRRRNHPFTLSFLEEVLRCVGMNEVHKAVTLFLDTVRKTQHASAPPLRRSVYREFLFLTLAAMGNDHAAAFDKKYKAAYSRLSGVVGKEELRRNRAQPPGAKALDCRRGFRPPLQC